One Denticeps clupeoides chromosome 10, fDenClu1.1, whole genome shotgun sequence genomic window carries:
- the LOC114797788 gene encoding uncharacterized protein LOC114797788, whose translation MRVTVAVFLLLTVFSLSETVRFPGLDLLISDCIEECEELDYCLDQGLSKSGKGCFVRNCKSVFKQCLQKFPETALSHVNHFAALAEQWIGVAVDKIADVYLHCWHNSQYQNVTLLSDCLLDAIFEAAQVPLTELGEAVFTDPAYMSCWIFQSLKQIIHCYINIDNGYWRAIEVNTDNELQHNVYEYLMCSQIKSMTAKECQDVWNRIVGTPEFVKQQTKDLMICQVHAIISATAQC comes from the exons ATGCGGGTGACAGTTGCTGTTTTTCTGCTGCTCACTG TTTTCAGTTTGAGTGAAACAGTACGTTTCCCAGGACTGGACTTGTTGATTTCTG ACTGTATAGAGGAATGTGAGGAATTGGACTACTGCTTGGATCAAGGGTTAAGTAAAAGTGGCAAAG GTTGCTTTGTAAGGAACTGCAAAAGTGTCTTCAAACAGTGTTTACAGAAATTTCCTGAGACGGCCTTATCCCATGTTAACCACTTTGCTGCTCTGGCTGAGCAATGGATAG GCGTTGCAGTGGACAAGATTGCGGACGTCTATCTTCATTGCTGGCACAATTCACAGTATCAGAATGTGACGCTGCTGTCTG ACTGCTTGCTGGATGCCATCTTTGAGGCAGCACAGGTGCCTTTAACTGAGCTCGGAGAAGCAGTCTTCACCGATCCAG CCTACATGTCATGCTGGATCTTTCAATCCTTGAAACAAATTATTCACTGCTACATCAACATTGACAACGGATACTGGAGAGCGATTG AAGTGAATACAGACAATGAACTACAGCACAATGTTTATG AATACTTAATGTGCAGCCAAATTAAGAGCATGACAGCAAAAGAATGCCAGGATGTTTGGAATCGCATTGTGG GCACTCCTGAATTTGTGAAACAACAGACAAAAg ATTTAATGATTTGTCAAGTTCATGCCATCATATCGGCGACAGCTCAGTGTTGA